A window of Calonectris borealis chromosome 3, bCalBor7.hap1.2, whole genome shotgun sequence contains these coding sequences:
- the TCF21 gene encoding transcription factor 21, with protein MSTGSLSDVEDLQEVEMLECDGLKMDTNKEFGASTESNEEGSNGENGSPQKGRGASGKRKKAPPKKSPLNGVSQEGKQVQRNAANARERARMRVLSKAFSRLKTTLPWVPPDTKLSKLDTLRLASSYIAHLRQILANDKYENGYIHPVNLTWPFMVAGKPDSDLKEVVNTNRLCGPTAS; from the exons ATGTCCACTGGGTCCCTCAGTGATGTGGAAGATCTGCAGGAGGTGGAGATGCTGGAGTGCGATGGCCTGAAAATGGATACTAACAAAGAGTTTGGGGCGTCCACCGAAAGCAACGAGGAGGGATCCAATGGCGAGAATGGCTCCCCTCAGAAGGGGAGAGGGGCCTCgggcaagaggaaaaaagctccccccaagaagagccctttAAACGGAGTGAGCCAGGAGGGAAAGCAGGTCCAGAGAAACGCTGCCAACGCCAGGGAGAGGGCGAGAATGAGGGTCCTTAGCAAAGCCTTCTCCAGGCTTAAGACCACcctgccctgggtgcccccagacACCAAGCTTTCCAAACTGGACACCTTGAGGTTGGCCTCCAGCTACATCGCTCACCTGAGGCAGATCCTGGCCAATGACAAGTATGAAAACGGCTACATCCACCCAGTCAACCTG ACCTGGCCTTTTATGGTAGCCGGCAAACCCGACAGTGACCTGAAAGAAGTGGTGAACACAAACCGCTTGTGCGGCCCGACGGCATCCTGA